A single region of the Vanessa atalanta chromosome Z, ilVanAtal1.2, whole genome shotgun sequence genome encodes:
- the LOC125076089 gene encoding alpha-tubulin N-acetyltransferase 1-like, whose product MEWIAPVNEILTDKITKLNYTLIPPGFQGDVRSVRVMQDSLSKLINFLGEQSAQAQGLNKVITTAYKLRNSPTHILYLLKDFNAKGGNGDVIGLLKVGQKHLFLFDERDKVCEVEPLCVLDFYVLPDRQRHGYGKILFDHMLTDMNTSAEKLAIDGPSPKMEQFLRKNYGIERLMHQKNNFAVSPKFFAGVQQVSNKSGHTTPVATPAVGRFAAHKPVSAIATVIHGGGSGFQETNNGTTPASGGPDTEKNGAAVADLEQLVTDVHITDNKNENNEAKETYDTKAEDTKPAIEELADLQKSPERPSSLKVEPVSESPAPVALSPAGSTISHRDSQLTDRGYFDVKFYHNKLW is encoded by the exons atggagtGGATAGCTCCCGTCAATGAGATCCTAActgataaaattacaaaattaaattacacattgATCCCGCCCGGATTTCAGGGAGATGTACGAAGTGTGAG GGTGATGCAAGACAGTCTGTCCAAATTGATCAACTTCCTCGGTGAACAGTCTGCACAAGCTCAAGGGCTAAACAAAGTGATTACAACAGCCTATAAACTGCGTAACTCACCGACACACATCTTATATTTGCTGAAAGATTTCAATGCCAAAGG GGGGAATGGTGACGTAATAGGATTACTAAAAGTTGGCCAGAAGCATTTATTCCTTTTCGACGAACGTGACAAGGTTTGCGAGGTGGAACCTCTCTGTGTGCTCGATTTCTACGTGTTACCAGATCGACAGCGACACGGTTACGGAAAGATTCTCTTTGATCACATGCTAACA GATATGAACACATCTGCCGAAAAACTTGCAATAGACGGTCCCTCGCCAAAAATGGAGCAATTTCTGCGCAAGAACTACGGCATCGAACGTTTAATGCACCAAAAGAACAATTTTGCGGTTTCCCCGAAATTTTTTGCCGGTGTGCAACAAGTGAG CAATAAGTCGGGACACACAACTCCGGTGGCAACACCGGCCGTCGGGCGCTTCGCAGCTCACAAGCCGGTCTCGGCTATCGCTACA gtgaTTCACGGCGGCGGTTCTGGTTTTCAAGAAACAAACAATGG GACAACACCTGCATCTGGGGGCCCTGATACTGAAAAAAATGGTGCTGCCGTAGCTGATCTAGAACAGCTTGTAACCGACGTTCACATAACcgacaataaaaatgaaaataacgaAGCCAAAGAAACTTATGATACCAAAGCAGAGGACACTAAACCAGCAATTGAAGAATTAGCCGACCTTCAAAAAAGTCCTGAGAGGCCTTCGTCCCTCAAAGTGGAGCCAGTGTCGGAGTCTCCCGCCCCGGTCGCCCTCTCTCCGGCCGGCTCCACCATCTCGCATCGCGACTCGCAGCTCACCGACCGCGGCTACTTCGACGTTAAGTTTTACCACAACAAACTGTGGTAA